In the genome of Fusarium poae strain DAOMC 252244 chromosome 1, whole genome shotgun sequence, the window AATCAGCAAGCATCCTGGCACGGTCATCAATCCTTGACTTACTTGTATCCTGCCGACACTTGATCAAACATGATTGTTCCTTTAGACGGCCAGACCGACGGCGGCTGCTCCTTTTCCTGCGGCTCATGCTCAGAAGCAGTGTCCGATGTGAAAGACTTGATCCTAGAAATTGCACCAATGTGCGTCTCCAAGGTTGTCCAGAAAGTCAGCAACAGTTTGAGGTGCTGACTAAATTGGATGATGTTGACGAGAGCTACGCCGATCAATCCAGCTGACAGTACACCTCGCAATTGTGTGACAAGGACCACCACCAAGACAGCTATGACAGTGACAATCATGTCAAGAACAAGAGTAAGCCAACGCTGAACTGCATAGAGGAGGTAGAAGGGTCTCTGCGACCGGTCCAGAAGGTCATGGTGCTTTTTCTCGAGAGCATCGCGCCAACCAAAGGCGCGTAATGTGGCCAGTCCAGTGACAGTCTCGGTGAAGAGGGCGTAGAGCGGACTTTTTGCTTCCAGATCCATGAACCGGAGCTGGCGGGATGTTCTTAGATATGTATGCTGAACAACCCACAATGTCGCAAGGAGAAAGGGGAACGCAATGGCTGTATAGTAAGATCCGACCGCGATCAAGATCATCTCGGCAATGCAAAGAACGAATGTGGCAAATGTGTTGAGGGCCGAGAGGGGCAAGTCCATGTCGATGAGCTGGAGATCCTGACTGAAGCGGTTGATGGTGGTACCGGTGTCAGTGGCTGCGAAGAAGGACATGGGCGCATTGAGAACTGTCTTGAGTAGACTCTGGTGGAAGTTGTTACCCGATAGTGGTACCATGGTGACAATCATTTGCCAGGTGCTCAATACCAAGAAAATGATAGATAAAGCACCTAGCATAGCGTAGATCCCCAGGTAGTACCCGAGTCGTGTAAATGGTTCTTTCGCATTGGCAGCAGCCCACCAGTTGAGCCAGATAGTAGGGAAGGACTGGCAGAAGATGTAGGCACAAATAGCCAGCACAAAGATCAAAGTCGGGACCCAGCCGATAGCATGCATGTAGTACATGTAAATTGCTACATCTCCGCTGCGACGATTTGCACCATCATGTTTACCCTCAATGAGTTCCATGTCCAACACCGCCAGTGCGGCAGCTGAGGATTCAGGAAGGGGAGCAAGCGTAAAATCAGGACCAGAACTAGGTACTTTCGACTTTGTACCGCTAGTCGTAAGAGCGGCGGAGCCAGATACGTAGTTGTCAAATTTGTTCAACTCATCAAAAGTCCCTTGTGCACAGCCTGTTCCAGTACCATCAAGGCAGATGATGTGATCTGCATAGGGGAGGCGGTTGACTGTTTCAATGTTAGCTAGATCTAGGAGAAACTATCAGATATTGGTACGTACCGCGAGAAGAGACAATTATGACAGTTGTGTTCAAGTCTCGAAGAATACCATGACTTCCAAGAAGATTGTTGAAGACGGCATTCTCGGTATGAGCATCCAGGCCACTGAAAACATCATCAAGAATGATGGTGGACATCTGGGCATACGCTGCTCTTGCTAGACTGACTCGTTGACTCTGGCCTCCACTAAGGACAATTCCCTTACTTCCTATAGTACTGAGATCTCCACGAGGTAATTGAGTCAAGTCTTGCTTCAGGGCACAAGCTTCCAACACTTTCTGGTACCATCGCTCGTCCGGATGAGAGAAGGCGATAATACTATCTCGGACTGTACCATTCATATGCCAAGGGGTTTGGTCGCAGTAAGCAACTTTGGAGTTCGATACCTGTATAGATCCTTGCATGATTCCGACCTCCCCGAGCAATGCCTTGAGAAGAGTCGACTTGCCACTCCCAACCGGTCCAACAATGAGTGTGAGTTTTCCCGAAGGGATCACAGCGTTAATGTTGCAAAGGGTGGGTTTTTCATTCTTGTCGTATCCAAAAGAGGCGTTCCTGATGACGAAGGCGTTGCCATCTGGTGAATCCTTTAGTGGTTCAGTCTCCATCATTTTTGATTCTTGAATTGGGGAGACGGGGCGCTTTTCTTCGCCGCTTGAACCCTCAGAGATCAAGGCGTTCTCACTCACACCTTTATCCTGCACTATCCTATCATCCGCGCGAGCGTCCGTGTTTAGGAAAGATTGGATGCGGACAAAACTTCCAACCGACCCCATGAAAGAGGAAAGCGAGGTAACAAAAGAAGCCAGAGGCTCTTGCAGGAGCGCGAATAACGATAAGGACGTGAACATACGGTTAGTGTCCAGATTCCCTTTTCCACCCTGTGATTGAGCTAGAAGACTGTACGTCATGAAGCTCAGAATGGGGGCGAAGATGGGAGCGAGGTACGC includes:
- a CDS encoding hypothetical protein (TransMembrane:18 (o31-51i63-84o96-117i129-149o155-173i270-294o306-327i384-402o408-429i486-511o540-560i905-927o951-971i1027-1047o1053-1070i1091-1110o1130-1157i1164-1181o)); translation: MNSSSCDRSFGPYADGCRGGFDFTLLFEESILVIPITALLLLAAPFRASYLLRKNSVKVEDSYWLYCKITLCLLLLASQIAFLVCWTQSPPVTTKASLPAAAISIVASISLLGLSYVEHVYSYRPSTVLNLFLLFSVLFDATRTRTLWLQGYNRPAAITALISTVVKVMMLSVEAIEKRGFLRPEYRELPSEVTSGVFSHWFFSWQLPLFRVGYSHDLKIESLFPLEKHFKSSYLQNMLQTAWAQAPKKGDYDLLLVVFKTLKGPILSIIFPRMCFIGFTFCQPFLISATLSWAEKEPNSDDMSQGYGLIGAWFLVFVGLAVTTGQYQHLTVRATTMARGQLISMLYDKATDLSITAANPTAALTLMSADIERIDTGWRTAHDVWANLIEIVIAVYLLGRQLGLACLIPVGAAIFSIVGSVIAVSFVMARQAIWLEAIERRISVTSQMLGSMKGVKMCGLSRVLETRIQAMREEEMHISGKFRRLLIWNMVLAYLAPIFAPILSFMTYSLLAQSQGGKGNLDTNRMFTSLSLFALLQEPLASFVTSLSSFMGSVGSFVRIQSFLNTDARADDRIVQDKGVSENALISEGSSGEEKRPVSPIQESKMMETEPLKDSPDGNAFVIRNASFGYDKNEKPTLCNINAVIPSGKLTLIVGPVGSGKSTLLKALLGEVGIMQGSIQVSNSKVAYCDQTPWHMNGTVRDSIIAFSHPDERWYQKVLEACALKQDLTQLPRGDLSTIGSKGIVLSGGQSQRVSLARAAYAQMSTIILDDVFSGLDAHTENAVFNNLLGSHGILRDLNTTVIIVSSRVNRLPYADHIICLDGTGTGCAQGTFDELNKFDNYVSGSAALTTSGTKSKVPSSGPDFTLAPLPESSAAALAVLDMELIEGKHDGANRRSGDVAIYMYYMHAIGWVPTLIFVLAICAYIFCQSFPTIWLNWWAAANAKEPFTRLGYYLGIYAMLGALSIIFLVLSTWQMIVTMVPLSGNNFHQSLLKTVLNAPMSFFAATDTGTTINRFSQDLQLIDMDLPLSALNTFATFVLCIAEMILIAVGSYYTAIAFPFLLATLWVVQHTYLRTSRQLRFMDLEAKSPLYALFTETVTGLATLRAFGWRDALEKKHHDLLDRSQRPFYLLYAVQRWLTLVLDMIVTVIAVLVVVLVTQLRGVLSAGLIGVALVNIIQFSQHLKLLLTFWTTLETHIGAISRIKSFTSDTASEHEPQEKEQPPSVWPSKGTIMFDQVSAGYKESEDVLKNITLTIEAGQKIGICGRTGSGKSSMVSCLFRMIDLHGGRIMVDGLDISTIPREEIRTRLVGVPQDAFLIDGSSVRLNADPAGGLTDAAIEDALKAVELWDIVADSGGLDVSIEELHLSHGQKQLFCIARAILRPSPIVVLDEATSSVDSRVDELVQRLVRERFNNRTVISIVHKLQSALDDFDMVIVLDAGRLQEIGHPQELLAKGPNASAFASMYQSVATEKKEDEQ